In Mytilus edulis chromosome 3, xbMytEdul2.2, whole genome shotgun sequence, the genomic window atctaaaacagctgggatgtaaaatagttatcccaatcggacttggtgtgtcagtgctagatcaccctctggcctccggccatgggggtgatcttacactgacacaccgcgtccttgtgggaaAACTATTAATGAAATGACTGCAGTCTGAAAGTGTGAACATTGACTGAAAGACTGTAGTTGTCAAAATTAGTCATTACTTTGACATTGCAGATGTTGGAAGTAGAACACATAAACgtttaaagttaaaattcattTAGTAAAACAGAAGCAGCAACACGCAATTTGAACGGATTctttagagatttttttttatttcttcaatttaaATAGATCTTTAAAGTATTTTATGATAGAACTCATATGTAGGTGTTATCCCAGAATACTCGCTCTAAAGTCGTCGGTGCGAAAGTATTCTTTGTATTATATCTAAACGggattcaaattttaaaattttgtttaccGTTCGTTTACATTTCTATCGATTTATTGATTAACAATATATTTGTCATAacgacatgttttttttttataaataattgatattcCTGTAGGAACAAACTATAGCCCTCATCGTGAAGACTAAACCTCTATTCATACAGGGCCGTTTGCATATAGGAACCTCTATATTAGAACGAAAAGAAGCTAGTATTATCCTTTATCTATTTATTCATTTTGAGGCAAACTACCTAAATAGAAGCCTTTTTTCCTGTAATGTTGATAATGATATTATTATACTCCCGTCAGTCCATCCATCCTGCCGTCAGTTCATCCAttcgtctgtccgtcagtccatctatccatccgtcagtccatctatcagtccatccgtccgtcagtccatctgtcagtcagtcagtccaTCCATctatccgtccgtccatccgtccgttcgtcccatgaatatttttttcgtcACAATTTTCTCATAACTACTTAACAAGGATTTcttaaatttggtttcagggtttttATCAGTCAgctgtgatgcgttttcagattcatcactcaacaacttcctgtttaccgaacacttacatcattttacacatgacgtccaatttgaaaattttcgtcacattttggTCAAGAACTACATTACagggatttctgaaatttggtttattataagatttatttaagtcagctataccgtgtaatatgttttcagattcatcactcaacaacttaatgtttaccgaacacttacatcattttacacatgacacCGAAGTTGGaaatttttatcacaattttcTCAAGAACTACAtgaccaggatttctgaaatttggtcagctataccgtgtgatgcgttttctgATTCATCACaaaacaacttcctgtttatcgTCAAGTATTTGGGCGGGGTATCATCAATGAGAAGTAGCTCGTAGTTTTACTTGTTAATCAAATAATAagttaaatcaaaatatatttgttaatactAACAGTTACAATTCATAGTTAAAATGTTGATGTGCTACTGTTATTCGTTCAGCGGCAAATTGATTGCCTAATATACACACATGTTGGAACACGTTTATGCGAAATGAACATAAACCTTTATTTATACTATATTAGACTGTTCCGGCTGTTGAATGTGCTAGTTCACAAGCCTACAGTCCACATTAAGACTTGTCATCCTTCTATCTCCTTGTTGTCACATGCTCAGCAGAGAAGCAACACTTACTTATTTTGAAGTCTTTTATTTGACCAAGCCGGGGATCGAACCCTAGACCTCCATCTATCGAAGGGAGCACTCGACCACGAGACCACCAATGCTTTTCAatacatattgaaatatcaaaGTTCCGACCACTGTATTTAAGTGTGAATGATCatattttaagaattttaagAGACTTATATTGACttcatttaattttctaacataCGAATAGGTGTTTTTTGCAGATTTGTCCAACTATATGTTTTGTTCTTACTGACTTTTAAATTAGCATTAAGGTCGACTGATTATGATTAAAAAAACTCCTTATCACTCAATTGAAGGATCATATTTGGTTTAAGGTAATTAACAGTTGAATCACAATCAAAAAGTTAGGTTTTCACTCATTTCATCATTTTCACATCACTGGAATTTCTGTGAAAAGGTACTTTATGAAACAgtatataatattttacagtACTAGTGCGGTTGATGAGTGATTGTTAATTCTTTCTCTGAAaaagtctttttattttcattcattaagTCAATTATTCAGAAGACataacatgcatttttttttcttaaagaatAAGATGTGTGCATTCAAAATTAACTTTCATGGATGATATCACGGGTTCCTTTCCAATTTTAATGTTTCTAAATGTATGTGTAAAACACTTCCGACATGTTGCACGATGACTGAAGTTTTTTGTGATGAAATCTTATGAGAGATTTCAGAGAGATGATCAGGAACTTCTAATGTCATTTCATTTTCTCGAAGAGATCGTTTtatatgtagaaaaaaatgtgGATTAAACAATGTAAAAGGATGGTTTTTTCGTGATCATTTATGATACTGAACCGATTTCAAAACTAAAACAGAAATTTATTTCACTGATCAAGGATGTGAACGTGTTGAACTATTTCACGAATTTGATGAGTTTTATATATTTCAGGACAAAATGAACGGACTTGGTGTGGAAATGGTGCTAATCCAGAAGGGATATTTTTATCTTTCATGACGAATTTAAATCCATTCCGAAATGTTCCGCTTGTAAAAGACTGGGTGTTTGATATGAATGTAAGATTGCATGCATTTTTTACTTCAAGTCCAAACCATATTCCGACAACGAATACTACAATAAATATTCTGACTGATATAGAAGATTTAAGTGCAGCAATACATAGATTTGGTGATGTTTTAATAGATTTAATTCAAAGATTCGGGAAGGACTTGTCTGATACTATTCGAAAATTTCTAAGGGACTTGCAGATATTATCGGTGTCATTTGTTCAAATGCTtacaaatgttataaaaactGGTAAAGTTGATATAAAACACATTTCTAATATTGCTAGTAATATATGGACGACTTATATTGACAGTTTTAAAAGGAAAGGACAGGGTGTTTTAGATTTGTTAGAGTTTGAGAAAGACGTTGTTGCCTTTAATATCTCACGGTTTATAAAAGAAGAACAAAGACTCATTAGTCACAATGTCGATAAGTTATTGTCAAAAGTAAGTGGTCAAGTGCTTACTGCCATTAAGAATTACAATGGATTCGGCTTAAGATTTTCTGTCGATTTGTATCTGATAAAACTGGGATTTGGGCAAATGGACATTGAGTTTATATATTCAGTTGACCGGCTTGGTCAGTGCAGTAAATTTAAAAAGATGTATGAACTTTTGAATGGTGAAGAATCTATAAAAGCTCTCGGCAGACCTACAATTCAAAAACGATTGGGGAAAGTGCAAAGCTTTGGAAAGTACAAAAATTTAGggtattttcttaaatttgaacTCAGTGCCTCTTTAGGTATTGCTTTGAGTATAACATCGAATAAGTTTGTTGTCCATTTGCATGCACATGCTTCAGTCTTGGGGATGAAGGCATCAGGTGACTTGCTTATAAGCAATAACAAGTTGTTTATAGCACTTGAAGGAAATTTGTGGAACGTATACTTTGCTCGACTATCTCTTTCCACAGAACTAGGTAAACATTGGTACGATCTTACTTATTCCGTTAGTGGGGAACTAGTGGTAAAAAGAGGAGAGAATGATTTTGGAGGCAGTTATCTAGATGGATTGCGAATTATATCACAAAAGACAGCTGATGCGGCAAATAAACGTTTCAATGCAGCCAAAGATAAGCTAACATCTGCACAACATGGCATATCCAAAGTTCAAGAGAAACTAACAGGCGCCCAACAAAAGATAAGGAATTGTAATTCTGCTTTTGATACGGCTGTTTATTCAATGAACAAAGCAAAACACGCTTTAGATCGAGCGAAAGGTCCTTTTGAAAGGGCAATCGAAAAACTAAATAAGGCCCAAAAACATTTGGATAATTTGTGCAAAATAAAAACTTGCCGTAAGGTATGTGTCCCTGGCCTAAAGTTCAGAATATGTAAAAAGGGATGGTTCCGCTATCCATGCTTGAGAACCACCAGTTGTATGTTCCGAATACCAAATATAGCATGTATTATTGCTAATGTTGCATGTAGAGCAGTACGTGCAGTAGCATATGTTGCGTTAGAAGCTGCTAAAATTTTTGTCCGGGTTCCAATGCTTGCTTTAGATATAGCTAAATCTGCAGTATCTGTTGCTCAATTTGTAGTAGACAAATCAAGAGTTGTTCTAGTTCTAGCAGAAGGTGTCCTCGAAGTTGTTAAACTTGGTCTAGAAACGGCTAAAGTGGTTCTTGAGGTTGCAAAGGCTGGTATTGATGCCGTGAAGTTTATTGTAGGAGCAGcattacatgtatttgatttaaTTGTGAAATATGGTCTTCAATCCCTACTTGATGTCAGAAACTGTAGATTTGAATTCCAACTGTCAACTGAAGACAAAGCTGCCTTTGAGGTATCGTGTGAACTTCAGGCGTTCCACCTTCATTggcataaatttaaatttgaatttgatttcAGACATCCAGCAGTCAGCATGTGGAGAATAGCCAAATCTACAATCAAAACATTGTTGGAATTCGTTGGAGACATATTTGGAAAACGCAAAAGAAGAGCAATTTTATACAAATCAATGTCTAAGTTGCATCACAttatacaaatttataaaagGGATGTGATGAATCAGTCGGAATATAGCAATAAATCTGCCGATTATATAAATGGATCTTTTCAACACTTCGATGACAGTTCTGAAATACACTTCAAAAGCAAATTTAAAACACAGATTGAATACTTTGCCTTCAATTGTGAATCATTTCGTCACACGTACTTATTTTTATCAGACTCAATTGAAAGCCTTTATATGATGACAAATGAATCCACCTTTGCTCTCAATGACGTAATTAAGTTCCAAAACACGATTAATGACATGAATATCCCAATTACAGCCGACAATTTAACAGCGGAGTCTCTTGGAATAAGCACCGACTACGCACTGAGAGAATTCAACCTTACAGATGAGGATATACTAAATGCTATTGAAAATGCTACAGATATGTCTTCTGATGATTCGTCTCTCTCGCAAATGGTAAATGCTTCCAGCTTCGCAGCGGAGCTTCTTGAAACACAGATGGCAGATGCAGATTCCATATCTGTAATTGATCACTGGATTTATGGCATGACGAATACTTCAAGAGACTATTTTGACGAAACAGAATGCTATGATTTTAAGGACTGTGTGTTATACTCGTTTTCTCATTTACATGATCTATTCGATGATGGTACAATTCCTGACTTAGAATACAGCAGAAATGCCACAATTATCCTTGAAGATCAGTTTGCAGAGCTGCTATTTAACAGCAGTAGATCAATCAAAGATACAAACAGACTTCTTATCGAAGTTTCCGAAGTGTTAACCAGACTTAATTATTCTAACATATTTTGCGCAACTCCTCCGAATGTTTCAATTGAAGATCCGAGTCAAATAGCTCTTCTAGGATCATCCATCAATATAATTTGTAATGTAACAGGGGACCCAAGACCTAAAGTTAGCTGGTATCACAATGGAACTCTCCTTCTAGGTGCCAATGAAGATGTACTACTGCTAAGcaatattcaacaaattcaagcAGGAATATACAATTGTATAGCAGAAAATGTTGTTGCTAATATCTCCTCAAATGACGCCAAGATTTTTGTTAAAGGTAAATTTACGTATTTTTAACTAACACTGTGAAATTGCAATTTCTTCATATAGTTTTTTTCCTGCTTAAACTCCTCATAGGTATTTTTGCGCAAAGattaaagaaaatcaaataagtaactaaagaataatacattttaaaatcaatatcacAGTGAATTCACGAACAATTAGTTCGTAACAGATGGTAATTTTGTTTAATGCAGACCTTACGGTTACGACAACCAGCACTCTAAAAAGATATTTGAGGTTATTTAAAGAGGCAATACATATACTCtaatgtaattttatattttgtcatcGCAGAATGCCCCCCTGGTACGTTTTTTGTCAGTGGAATTTGTTCGTTATGCGATATTGGGATGTATCAGCCCGAAGAGAATCAGCAAAAATGTATTGCTTGTCGGTCAGGACTTAAAACATCTGCAACGGGATCAAAAGAAATTTCGGGTTGTGTTGGTAATGTATCATTCATATTTACAAAAGTATTATAAAGGTGcaaatatttaaagaattattttttggctatttatttttaaaaggcaTGGTATTGGAGAAAACAAACATGCAAAAGTTAGTTTAAATGCGAATTACAATGTAAGTTTCATTAAAATCAATTTCAGTTTTTAGTGGCCTTACTTATCAGCGCAAATGTCAGTATATTGTGAtgacataataaataataaacctTTATAGATTTGCCCGtttaaaaatttagaaattataaaataaCTAACGCTTAAGCAAAGTTGGCTAAAAGGATTTGGCTATTATTTTAGGTCAGTTTTTATTataaagctcttcaactgttttcGGTTGTATACATCAACTTTGAGCGTTCCCGGGAAACCTATTTCAAGTATGGATCTATTTTAAATCATAAATCACGAATGAGATGACAATTTAGCAAACACACATAAATCGTTTGTAAGAATATGAAGTAAATGAGACTAACATTAATAGTGAAATACCAAACAAGGTAATATTATTAAATGAAATACTTTGCTGGCATACAAGAAAGGGGCGAAAGAATACAGAGGGAccgtcaaactcatagatcgaaaattaactggcatcgccatggctaaaaaagaaaaaacaaaaacaaacaaataatagtacacaagacacaacatagaaaactaaagactagacaatactaaccccaccaaaaactgggggtgatttcaggtactccggaaggttaagcagatcctgctttacatgcggtacccgtcgtgttgctcatgttattacaaacccagtaaatagtcttttgcacctgtcccaagtcaggagcctctagcctttgttagtcttgtattattttttattttagtttcttatgtaaaatttggagttaagtatggcgttcattatcactgaactagtatatattgtttaggggccagctgaaggacgcctccgggtgcaggaatttctcgctacattgaagacctgttggcgaccttctgctgttgtcttgtctgttgtcgggttgttgtatctttgacacattccccatttccattctcaatttcattattcGTCTAATTCGTCgcaaatcattttaaaaaaatggaacTGTGGATGACACCATCTTTCATTGTGTCCGAAATCAGATGGGGTTCACATtccagataaataaaaaaaaaagtactacctacattttaattaaaatataattagtAAAAGTCCGAAAATAATATTTAAACCATAGTTAGTTCTTAATATAGCTATGTCTATATTTGAAATACattgatatgaaatattttaaaatatattttaaacaacacTAATTATGCATGCAATTACCAATCAAAATAGCTTCATCTGACTGCTTTTGATTCAAAAATTAACCcattattatatttgtatttctatttggaatttttattattttggcaTATGTTGATTATACATGTCTCTATAGATATATTAAATCTATAACAGTTAAAGAAAGCGAAAAGTAAATTGCATACACATTTATATAAACTTTTCAGATATCGATGAATGTTCTGATGGATTGTTCAAATGCGAACACGGGTGTTTCAATACAAATGGCAGTTTTGTGTGTAGTTGCCGAGATGGATATATACTTCAAAGTGATGGAAAATCATGTACAGGTATTATTTGTGTACTGTCAATTTATATACTAAACAtgtctgatgttcagtagttgtcgtttgttgatatggttggtttttttttatatagattagaccgttggtttttccatttgaatgattttacactggtcatttttggggtattttatagcttgctgttcggtgtcagccagtgctccgtgttaaagactgtactttgacctataatggtttacttttataaattgtgatttggatggagagttgtctcattggcactcataccatgtcttcttatatctatgtgatGGATTAAACGAGTTTTTCTTAAAATCTTTTACAGCTTTTCTTTTTATTCTCCCGCATTGGACCACCAAAATATAAATAGCAAAACATAGTACATACAAATAAGtacatttattaaattaaacTGAATACCAAAATTACATTGTTTATAGTTTGTATTGGGAAAATATTCCTTACAAGACAATACAATAAACCTGAAAGGTACAACATGGAAACTACTTAACATGCTGATATTAAACATGCTTCTCATAACTTTACATGTAATATCTGGGGTGGCTTCACAAATAGAGTTCTTATAAAACACGACATTTTGAAATGCTCAGAACAGCCGTTTTATGTGACGAGCCAAATCATAGACAACCATGTCATTAGTTTTCCACTATTAAATCAGCTTagaatgtttttaaatgttttctcaaGTTGAAATTTGATGGGGTCAAATCTTTTTATCGGCAAAACATACTACGTTTTGTTGAGGTATTTTTACGACAATCGTATatgcaaaaaaaattttttttttagagatattTTGTTTACTGCTAACGATAACAAAGGTTCTGATATATCACATTATATTTCTATATGTTCTTAAAATTTCAGCCAAAGACATAGAAGATATTTAAACTAATTTGCGACTTATGTATGGATCTGCCTGAtattttacatcttaatattgaACACAATGGTTTCTTCTCTAAATTAATGTTTTGATGCCCGTTAACTAATTCTAACTAATTTATGACCCGCTTATTGAACTTTGTTCGTGTTATGGAAAAGAAAcagtatttataaaaaattaatgaCAATATTTATTCAAGAAACATTCGGCTATATTTCtttgaatacatattttttttaattataaacagTTAAATCCTAATTAAGCAAAAGCATAAATACTGATAAACATGTATGTCCATATACATGcatttggagtttagtgtgacttccatattcattgaactagtacacattgttatttaggggccagctgaggagcacctccgggtgtgggattttctcgctgcgttaaaGACACATTCGTTtgcttcggttgttgtctgctcattggtcgggttgttgtctctttgacatattcc contains:
- the LOC139516821 gene encoding uncharacterized protein codes for the protein MGIVFVESGDFSFPVSISGLEVISTNSNFELIFGSMKYSKVNGIELYNRRNHTCFFFETTPRDVHALIASFVPTVFDKLYGVLPNWVRFSESGTKGLSITDLKTDLLTGEELRIFSDCKGAPVYDGRLYSVFRFGTNMSITLFENKIHLPSPLAGNRFCLVVDICQDNGGTAFLLIPPESRNFLEKFDIFKSLHQNNGVIIRPYGVGLSLAKNIDVTHSKKEVIAWNGDNFFQYPVFPSANVWLHSNFEWGFKADFFSLKIEGDMELFLAGPSISNLLTGLFVDEWNALVQIKELGLTPAFTFKLFNQNVTLALNDIVTASIEAYLSIGGQNERTWCGNGANPEGIFLSFMTNLNPFRNVPLVKDWVFDMNVRLHAFFTSSPNHIPTTNTTINILTDIEDLSAAIHRFGDVLIDLIQRFGKDLSDTIRKFLRDLQILSVSFVQMLTNVIKTGKVDIKHISNIASNIWTTYIDSFKRKGQGVLDLLEFEKDVVAFNISRFIKEEQRLISHNVDKLLSKVSGQVLTAIKNYNGFGLRFSVDLYLIKLGFGQMDIEFIYSVDRLGQCSKFKKMYELLNGEESIKALGRPTIQKRLGKVQSFGKYKNLGYFLKFELSASLGIALSITSNKFVVHLHAHASVLGMKASGDLLISNNKLFIALEGNLWNVYFARLSLSTELGKHWYDLTYSVSGELVVKRGENDFGGSYLDGLRIISQKTADAANKRFNAAKDKLTSAQHGISKVQEKLTGAQQKIRNCNSAFDTAVYSMNKAKHALDRAKGPFERAIEKLNKAQKHLDNLCKIKTCRKVCVPGLKFRICKKGWFRYPCLRTTSCMFRIPNIACIIANVACRAVRAVAYVALEAAKIFVRVPMLALDIAKSAVSVAQFVVDKSRVVLVLAEGVLEVVKLGLETAKVVLEVAKAGIDAVKFIVGAALHVFDLIVKYGLQSLLDVRNCRFEFQLSTEDKAAFEVSCELQAFHLHWHKFKFEFDFRHPAVSMWRIAKSTIKTLLEFVGDIFGKRKRRAILYKSMSKLHHIIQIYKRDVMNQSEYSNKSADYINGSFQHFDDSSEIHFKSKFKTQIEYFAFNCESFRHTYLFLSDSIESLYMMTNESTFALNDVIKFQNTINDMNIPITADNLTAESLGISTDYALREFNLTDEDILNAIENATDMSSDDSSLSQMVNASSFAAELLETQMADADSISVIDHWIYGMTNTSRDYFDETECYDFKDCVLYSFSHLHDLFDDGTIPDLEYSRNATIILEDQFAELLFNSSRSIKDTNRLLIEVSEVLTRLNYSNIFCATPPNVSIEDPSQIALLGSSINIICNVTGDPRPKVSWYHNGTLLLGANEDVLLLSNIQQIQAGIYNCIAENVVANISSNDAKIFVKECPPGTFFVSGICSLCDIGMYQPEENQQKCIACRSGLKTSATGSKEISGCVDIDECSDGLFKCEHGCFNTNGSFVCSCRDGYILQSDGKSCTADSVKIPDKAKLAAGVIVGIAAVMAILFSIFKFMQPKKMKVKPYPDAVKRPDSVQKPVLRHAFVDPVPKGKHQQSI